From Erigeron canadensis isolate Cc75 chromosome 8, C_canadensis_v1, whole genome shotgun sequence, one genomic window encodes:
- the LOC122578319 gene encoding putative disease resistance protein At3g14460 isoform X2, translating to MAEIILSSLLEIVFEKLLSAATNNVARSKEIQSRLKKLETSLPQIEALLNDAAEKEIQDKRVKDWLNRLQHLAYDIDDILDSLATDAIHRELTQESEESVVRKVRKLFNTTFSSSSSTTGIQYNKLNDITTKLQQLYDEKSNLGLTVKDKRSKNINRIYQTSLFDSPKNIVGREVEKEVILQKLLGDEPCDQNSFSIVPIVGMGGIGKTTLARLLYNEPKVNQHFELKAWVCVSDEFDSFKISNLIFESVAGQGKKFENPNLLQEALRTQLTGKRFLLVLDDVWSEKIEDWDTLVPPFHAVAPGSKIIITTRKKQLLQQLGNDNPYHLNKLSNQDGLSLFAQHSLGATNFDSYPTLRSYAEGIVQKCDGLPLALKSLGTSLKTRTDEEDWKELLNSKIWNLKNEGGVLPALRLSYHELSACLKHMFAYSSLFPKDYVFEKEDLILLWMAEGFLDISTIGEPMEMERLGERYFDELLSKSFFEHVNIDKSLFVMHDLMNDLATSVAGEFFVRLDIKSNDKIEEQSLKRYHHMSFVREQFMTCKKFKEFGSATNLRSFLAVPVVVRNSWENFLSKKILVDLLPRLPLLRVLCLSKICIDEVPESVGDLKHLRYLNLSQTPIKRLPRNVCNLYNLQTLILYGCDKLRELPDSFLNLKNLRHFDIRDTPLLKNMPMGVGEMKSLQTLSKIDIGGENEFPISRLKNLKNLRRRVCIYGLDKLKNNDQVQEVNLSQMRLSELVVQWSDVCDWSLKQRLKTEVLSVLKPHTHNLKKLEIMSYGGIDFPKWVTDPSFIRLTDVSIDNCRNCKFLPPLGHMPSLKKLCIESMEVKEVGSELLGNGPKAFPSLEILSFKKMPRWEVWSVNDVCGVVFPCLKDLRVRNCPNMARWEVWSTNSDVGLFPCLEKLLIYDCPNLVRVSLKALPSLRNLNVLNCGNVLLTSLIGVASSITKLSICGISGLNDEMWWGVLQYLGGVEELSLCQCKEIRNLWDISRCEKLVRMKGKKEEEKESNLCLPTSLRMLKIWDCNNLKHLSCPNNTKTLEIIRCENLAYLSCPANSIQKLYMYGCSSITSVSFQTDGGGRWQRLKSLYIRGCNSELEKELEKQLIINNSTNIMPALEFLGIRDWKDLKSMLFTCFIRLMKLEIHDCGRIESFPDLQDLVSLKHLSIWNCKGMDGPPPPLRRRVVGGGVWPPKLDSLEIGKLKRPISEWGPLPASLIQVTLWGGFGSKEEEHVKSFPASLLPYSLSSSLTSLALDDFKKMERISEGLQHLTSLQHLSISSCPKMKDLPEMLLPSLLSLEIYSPPNEELRKKMMTRSGSYWPLLSHIPRMAIRY from the coding sequence ATGGCTGAAATCATTCTTTCTTCCTTGCTCGAAATTGTTTTTGAGAAGTTGCTCTCTGCAGCCACAAACAACGTTGCCCGCTCCAAAGAAATTCAGTCCCGACTCAAGAAATTGGAGACCTCATTACCCCAGATCGAAGCTCTGCTTAACGATGCTGCTGAGAAGGAAATACAAGATAAAAGAGTTAAAGATTGGCTTAATCGTCTCCAGCATCTGGCTTATGACATAGACGATATACTCGATTCTTTGGCTACTGATGCTATCCACCGTGAGCTGACTCAAGAATCCGAAGAATCCGTGGTTAGAAAGGTAAGAAAGCTCTTCAATACTActttctcatcatcatcatcgactACAGGGATACAGTACAACAAGCTAAATGATATCACCACCAAGTTGCAACAACTATATGATGAAAAAAGTAATCTTGGTTTGACTGTTAAAGATAAAAGgtccaaaaatataaatagaattTACCAGACCTCTTTGTTTGATTCACCTAAAAATATTGTTGGACGGGAAGTTGAAAAAGAGGTCATTCTCCAGAAGCTATTGGGTGATGAGCCGTGTGATCAAAACAGCTTTAGCATCGTACCAATAGTTGGTATGGGTGGGATTGGCAAAACCACTCTTGCTAGGCTTTTGTATAACGAACCAAAAGTCAACCAACATTTTGAACTCAAGGCCTGGGTTTGTGTCTCAGATGAGTTTGATAGTTTCAAAATCAGCAACCTTATCTTTGAATCTGTAGCCGGTCAAGGGAAGAAATTCGAAAATCCAAATCTGCTTCAAGAAGCCCTTAGAACTCAACTTACAGGGAAACGGTTTCTGTTAGTTTTGGATGATGTGTGGAGcgaaaagattgaagattgGGATACCTTAGTGCCTCCATTTCATGCAGTGGCCCCTGGAAGTAAGATTATAATCACAACTCGAAAGAAACAATTGCTTCAACAGTTAGGAAATGATAACCCATACCATTTGAATAAGCTATCAAACCAAGATGGTTTGTCTTTGTTTGCTCAGCATTCACTGGGTGCAACTAACTTTGATTCATATCCAACACTCAGATCATATGCTGAGGGCATCGTGCAAAAATGTGATGGCTTGCCTTTGGCTTTAAAATCACTTGGAACTTCATTGAAGacaagaacagatgaagaagaTTGGAAGGAGTTGTTGAATAGTAAGATATggaatttaaaaaatgaagGCGGTGTTCTTCCTGCTCTTCGACTAAGCTACCATGAGCTTTCTGCATGTTTGAAACATATGTTTGCATATAGTTCCTTGTTTCCCAAAGATTACGTGTTTGAGAAGGAGGACTTGATTTTGTTGTGGATGGCGGAGGGGTTTTTAGACATATCAACTATAGGCGAGCCAATGGAAATGGAACGCTTGGGTGAGAGATATTTCGATGAGTTGTTATCAAAGTCGTTTTTTGAACATGTAAATATTGATAAATCATTGTTTGTGATGCATGACCTCATGAATGATTTGGCAACATCAGTTGCCGGAGAATTTTTTGTAAGGTTAGACATTAAAAGTAACGATAAAATTGAAGAGCAAAGTTTGAAAAGGTACCACCACATGTCTTTTGTTCGTGAGCAATTTATGACCTGCAAAAAGTTCAAGGAATTCGGAAGTGCTACTAATTTGCGGTCGTTTTTAGCAGTACCCGTTGTGGTGAGAAATAGTTGGGAGAACTtcttatcaaaaaaaattttggtcGACCTACTTCCCCGGTTACCATTGTTAAGGGTTCTTTGTTTGAGTAAAATATGCATAGATGAGGTACCAGAGTCCGTTGGTGATTTGAAGCATCTGCGGTATCTTAATCTATCTCAAACTCCAATCAAACGTTTACCACGCAATGTTTGTAATCTTTATAATTTACAAACATTGATCTTGTATGGTTGTGACAAGCTAAGGGAGTTGCCCGACAGCTTCTTGAACCTAAAAAATTTACGACATTTTGACATTAGGGACACTCCGCTTTTAAAGAACATGCCGATGGGTGTTGGTGAGATGAAAAGCCTACAAACTCTCTCCAAGATTGATATTGGTGGAGAAAACGAGTTTCCAATAAGCAGGCTAAAGAACTTGAAGAATCTTCGCCGGAGAGTTTGCATTTATGGGCTAGACAAATTAAAGAACAATGATCAAGTACAAGAGGTGAACCTATCACAAATGAGGCTTAGTGAGTTAGTGGTGCAATGGAGTGATGTGTGTGATTGGTCTCTAAAGCAAAGACTTAAAACAGAGGTCCTAAGTGTGCTTAAGCCTCATACTCATAATCTGaaaaaacttgaaattatgtcaTATGGGGGCATAGATTTTCCAAAATGGGTCACAGATCCATCATTTATAAGGTTGACAGATGTTTCGATTGACAATTGTAGAAATTGTAAATTTCTGCCACCACTTGGGCATATGCCATCACTGAAGAAGTTGTGTATTGAAAGCATGGAGGTGAAAGAGGTAGGTTCAGAGTTACTTGGGAATGGTCCTAAAGCATTCCCTTCACTTGAGATTCTAAGCTTTAAAAAGATGCCACGGTGGGAGGTATGGTCAGTCAACGATGTATGTGGTGTAGTGTTTCCATGCCTTAAAGATCTTCGAGTAAGAAACTGTCCTAATATGGCACGATGGGAAGTCTGGTCCACCAATTCCGATGTTGGACTGTTTCCATGCCTTGAAAAGCTTTTGATCTATGACTGTCCTAATTTGGTAAGAGTATCACTTAAAGCATTACCTTCATTGAGGAATTTAAATGTATTGAATTGTGGTAATGTTTTGTTGACAAGTCTAATTGGTGTAGCTTCATCAATTACCAAGTTGAGTATATGCGGTATATCAGGACTTAATGATGAGATGTGGTGGGGTGTTTTACAGTATCTTGGGGGAGTTGAAGAATTAAGCTTATGTCAATGTAAAGAAATAAGAAATTTGTGGGATATAAGTAGGTGCGAAAAATTGGTGAGAATGAAAGGAAAGAAAGAGGAGGAGAAAGAGAGCAACCTCTGCCTCCCGACATCTCTTAGGATGTTAAAGATATGGGATTGTAATAATCTGAAGCATTTGAGTTGTCCAAACAACACTAAAACCTTGGAGATAATCCGTTGCGAAAATCTGGCATATTTAAGTTGTCCAGCTAATAGCATTCAAAAGCTGTATATGTATGGTTGTAGTTCAATTACATCTGTGTCCTTCCAAACAGATGGAGGCGGAAGATGGCAAAGGCTCAAATCCCTTTATATAAGGGGATGTAACTCAGAATTGGAGAAGGAGTTGGAAAAGCAGCTAATAATCAACAACTCCACAAACATCATGCCAGCTCTTGAATTCTTAGGCATACGCGATTGGAAAGATCtgaaatcaatgttatttaCATGTTTCATTCGGCTCATGAAATTGGAAATACATGACTGTGGGAGAATAGAGTCATTCCCTGATTTGCAGGATCTTGTGTCGTTAAAGCATCTGAGCATTTGGAATTGTAAAGGTATGGATGGGCCTCCTCCTCCTCTCAGAAGAAGGGTTGTTGGAGGTGGGGTTTGGCCTCCCAAATTGGATTCCTTAGAAATAGGGAAGTTGAAGAGACCCATATCAGAATGGGGCCCACTCCCAGCCTCACTCATTCAAGTAACTCTTTGGGGTGGATTTGgatcaaaagaagaagaacacGTCAAGAGTTTCCCAGCCTCACTTCTTCCTTattcattatcatcatctctAACTTCACTTGCATTAGATGATTTTAAGAAGATGGAAAGAATATCAGAGGGACTCCAACACCTCACATCCCTTCAACATCTCTCCATTTCTAGCTGCccaaagatgaaagatctaccAGAAATGTTGTTGCCTTCACTTTTGAGTTTGGAGATATATAGTCCGCCAAATGAAGAACtgagaaaaaagatgatgacTAGAAGTGGCTCCTATTGGCCTCTTCTCTCCCATATTCCTCGCATGGCTATCCGGTACTGA
- the LOC122578319 gene encoding putative disease resistance protein At3g14460 isoform X1, protein MAEIILSSLLEIVFEKLLSAATNNVARSKEIQSRLKKLETSLPQIEALLNDAAEKEIQDKRVKDWLNRLQHLAYDIDDILDSLATDAIHRELTQESEESVVRKVRKLFNTTFSSSSSTTGIQYNKLNDITTKLQQLYDEKSNLGLTVKDKRSKNINRIYQTSLFDSPKNIVGREVEKEVILQKLLGDEPCDQNSFSIVPIVGMGGIGKTTLARLLYNEPKVNQHFELKAWVCVSDEFDSFKISNLIFESVAGQGKKFENPNLLQEALRTQLTGKRFLLVLDDVWSEKIEDWDTLVPPFHAVAPGSKIIITTRKKQLLQQLGNDNPYHLNKLSNQDGLSLFAQHSLGATNFDSYPTLRSYAEGIVQKCDGLPLALKSLGTSLKTRTDEEDWKELLNSKIWNLKNEGGVLPALRLSYHELSACLKHMFAYSSLFPKDYVFEKEDLILLWMAEGFLDISTIGEPMEMERLGERYFDELLSKSFFEHVNIDKSLFVMHDLMNDLATSVAGEFFVRLDIKSNDKIEEQSLKRYHHMSFVREQFMTCKKFKEFGSATNLRSFLAVPVVVRNSWENFLSKKILVDLLPRLPLLRVLCLSKICIDEVPESVGDLKHLRYLNLSQTPIKRLPRNVCNLYNLQTLILYGCDKLRELPDSFLNLKNLRHFDIRDTPLLKNMPMGVGEMKSLQTLSKIDIGGENEFPISRLKNLKNLRRRVCIYGLDKLKNNDQVQEVNLSQMRLSELVVQWSDVCDWSLKQRLKTEVLSVLKPHTHNLKKLEIMSYGGIDFPKWVTDPSFIRLTDVSIDNCRNCKFLPPLGHMPSLKKLCIESMEVKEVGSELLGNGPKAFPSLEILSFKKMPRWEVWSVNDVCGVVFPCLKDLRVRNCPNMARWEVWSTNSDVGLFPCLEKLLIYDCPNLVRVSLKALPSLRNLNVLNCGNVLLTSLIGVASSITKLSICGISGLNDEMWWGVLQYLGGVEELSLCQCKEIRNLWDISRCEKLVRMKGKKEEEKESNLCLPTSLRMLKIWDCNNLKHLSCPNNTKTLEIIRCENLAYLSCPANSIQKLYMYGCSSITSVSFQTDGGGRWQRLKSLYIRGCNSELEKELEKQLIINNSTNIMPALEFLGIRDWKDLKSMLFTCFIRLMKLEIHDCGRIESFPDLQDLVSLKHLSIWNCKGMDGPPPPLRRRVVGGGVWPPKLDSLEIGKLKRPISEWGPLPASLIQVTLWGGFGSKEEEHVKSFPASLLPYSLSSSLTSLALDDFKKMERISEGLQHLTSLQHLSISSCPKMKDLPEMLLPSLLSLEIYSPPNEELRKKMMTRSGSYWPLLSHIPRMAIRFSYERVQLLHRHDIKNNAGVYIQ, encoded by the exons ATGGCTGAAATCATTCTTTCTTCCTTGCTCGAAATTGTTTTTGAGAAGTTGCTCTCTGCAGCCACAAACAACGTTGCCCGCTCCAAAGAAATTCAGTCCCGACTCAAGAAATTGGAGACCTCATTACCCCAGATCGAAGCTCTGCTTAACGATGCTGCTGAGAAGGAAATACAAGATAAAAGAGTTAAAGATTGGCTTAATCGTCTCCAGCATCTGGCTTATGACATAGACGATATACTCGATTCTTTGGCTACTGATGCTATCCACCGTGAGCTGACTCAAGAATCCGAAGAATCCGTGGTTAGAAAGGTAAGAAAGCTCTTCAATACTActttctcatcatcatcatcgactACAGGGATACAGTACAACAAGCTAAATGATATCACCACCAAGTTGCAACAACTATATGATGAAAAAAGTAATCTTGGTTTGACTGTTAAAGATAAAAGgtccaaaaatataaatagaattTACCAGACCTCTTTGTTTGATTCACCTAAAAATATTGTTGGACGGGAAGTTGAAAAAGAGGTCATTCTCCAGAAGCTATTGGGTGATGAGCCGTGTGATCAAAACAGCTTTAGCATCGTACCAATAGTTGGTATGGGTGGGATTGGCAAAACCACTCTTGCTAGGCTTTTGTATAACGAACCAAAAGTCAACCAACATTTTGAACTCAAGGCCTGGGTTTGTGTCTCAGATGAGTTTGATAGTTTCAAAATCAGCAACCTTATCTTTGAATCTGTAGCCGGTCAAGGGAAGAAATTCGAAAATCCAAATCTGCTTCAAGAAGCCCTTAGAACTCAACTTACAGGGAAACGGTTTCTGTTAGTTTTGGATGATGTGTGGAGcgaaaagattgaagattgGGATACCTTAGTGCCTCCATTTCATGCAGTGGCCCCTGGAAGTAAGATTATAATCACAACTCGAAAGAAACAATTGCTTCAACAGTTAGGAAATGATAACCCATACCATTTGAATAAGCTATCAAACCAAGATGGTTTGTCTTTGTTTGCTCAGCATTCACTGGGTGCAACTAACTTTGATTCATATCCAACACTCAGATCATATGCTGAGGGCATCGTGCAAAAATGTGATGGCTTGCCTTTGGCTTTAAAATCACTTGGAACTTCATTGAAGacaagaacagatgaagaagaTTGGAAGGAGTTGTTGAATAGTAAGATATggaatttaaaaaatgaagGCGGTGTTCTTCCTGCTCTTCGACTAAGCTACCATGAGCTTTCTGCATGTTTGAAACATATGTTTGCATATAGTTCCTTGTTTCCCAAAGATTACGTGTTTGAGAAGGAGGACTTGATTTTGTTGTGGATGGCGGAGGGGTTTTTAGACATATCAACTATAGGCGAGCCAATGGAAATGGAACGCTTGGGTGAGAGATATTTCGATGAGTTGTTATCAAAGTCGTTTTTTGAACATGTAAATATTGATAAATCATTGTTTGTGATGCATGACCTCATGAATGATTTGGCAACATCAGTTGCCGGAGAATTTTTTGTAAGGTTAGACATTAAAAGTAACGATAAAATTGAAGAGCAAAGTTTGAAAAGGTACCACCACATGTCTTTTGTTCGTGAGCAATTTATGACCTGCAAAAAGTTCAAGGAATTCGGAAGTGCTACTAATTTGCGGTCGTTTTTAGCAGTACCCGTTGTGGTGAGAAATAGTTGGGAGAACTtcttatcaaaaaaaattttggtcGACCTACTTCCCCGGTTACCATTGTTAAGGGTTCTTTGTTTGAGTAAAATATGCATAGATGAGGTACCAGAGTCCGTTGGTGATTTGAAGCATCTGCGGTATCTTAATCTATCTCAAACTCCAATCAAACGTTTACCACGCAATGTTTGTAATCTTTATAATTTACAAACATTGATCTTGTATGGTTGTGACAAGCTAAGGGAGTTGCCCGACAGCTTCTTGAACCTAAAAAATTTACGACATTTTGACATTAGGGACACTCCGCTTTTAAAGAACATGCCGATGGGTGTTGGTGAGATGAAAAGCCTACAAACTCTCTCCAAGATTGATATTGGTGGAGAAAACGAGTTTCCAATAAGCAGGCTAAAGAACTTGAAGAATCTTCGCCGGAGAGTTTGCATTTATGGGCTAGACAAATTAAAGAACAATGATCAAGTACAAGAGGTGAACCTATCACAAATGAGGCTTAGTGAGTTAGTGGTGCAATGGAGTGATGTGTGTGATTGGTCTCTAAAGCAAAGACTTAAAACAGAGGTCCTAAGTGTGCTTAAGCCTCATACTCATAATCTGaaaaaacttgaaattatgtcaTATGGGGGCATAGATTTTCCAAAATGGGTCACAGATCCATCATTTATAAGGTTGACAGATGTTTCGATTGACAATTGTAGAAATTGTAAATTTCTGCCACCACTTGGGCATATGCCATCACTGAAGAAGTTGTGTATTGAAAGCATGGAGGTGAAAGAGGTAGGTTCAGAGTTACTTGGGAATGGTCCTAAAGCATTCCCTTCACTTGAGATTCTAAGCTTTAAAAAGATGCCACGGTGGGAGGTATGGTCAGTCAACGATGTATGTGGTGTAGTGTTTCCATGCCTTAAAGATCTTCGAGTAAGAAACTGTCCTAATATGGCACGATGGGAAGTCTGGTCCACCAATTCCGATGTTGGACTGTTTCCATGCCTTGAAAAGCTTTTGATCTATGACTGTCCTAATTTGGTAAGAGTATCACTTAAAGCATTACCTTCATTGAGGAATTTAAATGTATTGAATTGTGGTAATGTTTTGTTGACAAGTCTAATTGGTGTAGCTTCATCAATTACCAAGTTGAGTATATGCGGTATATCAGGACTTAATGATGAGATGTGGTGGGGTGTTTTACAGTATCTTGGGGGAGTTGAAGAATTAAGCTTATGTCAATGTAAAGAAATAAGAAATTTGTGGGATATAAGTAGGTGCGAAAAATTGGTGAGAATGAAAGGAAAGAAAGAGGAGGAGAAAGAGAGCAACCTCTGCCTCCCGACATCTCTTAGGATGTTAAAGATATGGGATTGTAATAATCTGAAGCATTTGAGTTGTCCAAACAACACTAAAACCTTGGAGATAATCCGTTGCGAAAATCTGGCATATTTAAGTTGTCCAGCTAATAGCATTCAAAAGCTGTATATGTATGGTTGTAGTTCAATTACATCTGTGTCCTTCCAAACAGATGGAGGCGGAAGATGGCAAAGGCTCAAATCCCTTTATATAAGGGGATGTAACTCAGAATTGGAGAAGGAGTTGGAAAAGCAGCTAATAATCAACAACTCCACAAACATCATGCCAGCTCTTGAATTCTTAGGCATACGCGATTGGAAAGATCtgaaatcaatgttatttaCATGTTTCATTCGGCTCATGAAATTGGAAATACATGACTGTGGGAGAATAGAGTCATTCCCTGATTTGCAGGATCTTGTGTCGTTAAAGCATCTGAGCATTTGGAATTGTAAAGGTATGGATGGGCCTCCTCCTCCTCTCAGAAGAAGGGTTGTTGGAGGTGGGGTTTGGCCTCCCAAATTGGATTCCTTAGAAATAGGGAAGTTGAAGAGACCCATATCAGAATGGGGCCCACTCCCAGCCTCACTCATTCAAGTAACTCTTTGGGGTGGATTTGgatcaaaagaagaagaacacGTCAAGAGTTTCCCAGCCTCACTTCTTCCTTattcattatcatcatctctAACTTCACTTGCATTAGATGATTTTAAGAAGATGGAAAGAATATCAGAGGGACTCCAACACCTCACATCCCTTCAACATCTCTCCATTTCTAGCTGCccaaagatgaaagatctaccAGAAATGTTGTTGCCTTCACTTTTGAGTTTGGAGATATATAGTCCGCCAAATGAAGAACtgagaaaaaagatgatgacTAGAAGTGGCTCCTATTGGCCTCTTCTCTCCCATATTCCTCGCATGGCTATCCG GTTTTCATATGAGAGAGTTCAACTGCTGCATCGTCATGACATCAAAAATAATGCTGGTGTCTACATACAGTGA